A single genomic interval of Spinacia oleracea cultivar Varoflay chromosome 6, BTI_SOV_V1, whole genome shotgun sequence harbors:
- the LOC130464341 gene encoding uncharacterized protein isoform X2, translating into MGTREVYEEKLRTGNVYHHDPTINPGLGTPRCPRCLFLLDSDSKNGEWTITSVLHDATAVVPLFNIMNKFDGETITEVVRPQIARMRYRVTKLPPYIIVHMQRFTKNNFFVEKNPTLGLHSEDCALCEEFDVVREQWAKFFTNKYLLLALARLIELV; encoded by the exons ATGGGAACCCGAGAAGTGTACGAGGAGAAGCTTCGAACTGGAAATGTGTATCACCATGATCCCACCATTAATCCTGGCCTcggcacccctcgctgcccccGTTGTCTCTTTCTCCTCGACTCCGATTCT AAAAATGGTGAATGGACAATTACTTCTGTCTTGCACGATGCTACAGCTGTG GTTCCACTTTTCAACATAATGAACAAGTTTGACGGGGAGACCATAACAGAAGTCGTGCGTCCTCAAATAGCTAGGATGCGATATCGTGTAACTAAACTGCCACCTTACATTATTGTGCACATGCAGCGTTTCACGAAGAACAACTTCTTTGTTGAGAAGAATCCCACCCTTG gtctacactccgaggattgcgccttatgcgaggaatttgatgtggttcgtgagcaatgggctaagttttttaccaacaagtatttattattggctttagcgcgcttgatcgagttggtttag
- the LOC130464341 gene encoding uncharacterized protein isoform X1, which yields MCITMIPPLILASAPLAAPVVSFSSTPILKMVNGQLLLSCTMLQLWYALSLSLCLYPDKPSNSAAFEIEEVPLFNIMNKFDGETITEVVRPQIARMRYRVTKLPPYIIVHMQRFTKNNFFVEKNPTLGLHSEDCALCEEFDVVREQWAKFFTNKYLLLALARLIELV from the exons ATGTGTATCACCATGATCCCACCATTAATCCTGGCCTcggcacccctcgctgcccccGTTGTCTCTTTCTCCTCGACTCCGATTCT AAAAATGGTGAATGGACAATTACTTCTGTCTTGCACGATGCTACAGCTGTGGTatgctctctctctttctctttgcTTATACCCAGATAAGCCTTCGAACTCAGCCGCCTTCGAAATTGAGGAG GTTCCACTTTTCAACATAATGAACAAGTTTGACGGGGAGACCATAACAGAAGTCGTGCGTCCTCAAATAGCTAGGATGCGATATCGTGTAACTAAACTGCCACCTTACATTATTGTGCACATGCAGCGTTTCACGAAGAACAACTTCTTTGTTGAGAAGAATCCCACCCTTG gtctacactccgaggattgcgccttatgcgaggaatttgatgtggttcgtgagcaatgggctaagttttttaccaacaagtatttattattggctttagcgcgcttgatcgagttggtttag